The following proteins come from a genomic window of Pseudomonas sp. Z8(2022):
- a CDS encoding DUF4398 domain-containing protein, translating to MINRTLPLLLALGLTACASDPAPTEQLRLTEQALVQTRSLGVVSEQSESLRQAETKFAQAQTAMQDGENKQARQLAEQAELDARLAEAQHFNAKSREQLTELNQRIGRLRQQLGAM from the coding sequence GTGATCAATCGAACACTTCCCTTGCTGCTGGCGCTGGGCCTGACCGCCTGCGCAAGTGATCCTGCGCCCACCGAGCAATTGCGGTTGACCGAGCAGGCCCTGGTGCAGACCAGATCCCTTGGGGTTGTCAGCGAACAGTCCGAGTCGTTGCGTCAGGCCGAGACCAAGTTCGCGCAGGCCCAGACGGCCATGCAGGATGGTGAGAACAAGCAGGCACGCCAACTGGCCGAGCAGGCCGAGCTGGATGCCCGTCTGGCCGAGGCTCAGCATTTCAACGCCAAGAGCCGCGAGCAGCTGACCGAGCTCAACCAGCGTATCGGCCGTCTGCGCCAGCAACTGGGAGCCATGTGA
- a CDS encoding substrate-binding periplasmic protein — protein sequence MPERCLFKSLLLWCALAVMPSVGLAAGKCERLVATGNPEYPPYLWRDPQNPQQLIGANADMLKQLAKELGVAIDVIYTGPWSRAQDEVRTGRVDLIAGAFLTLPRLEHMDYVHPAFFFTPSVVWVRKGEAFPYGSWIDLQGHTGDTLVGNSFGQQFDTFAKQNLTLEGVSSLTQAFQKLLLGRTDYVLYERYPGLALAETLGMDDDLEVLDPPISSEGLYLTLSHNSACNEPWLRGQLARKMTEMVAAGLPEQFLQSNLELWKAQQMQPDPVGDVTQ from the coding sequence ATGCCTGAGCGTTGTCTGTTTAAGTCGCTGTTGCTGTGGTGTGCACTGGCCGTGATGCCAAGCGTCGGCCTGGCTGCGGGTAAATGCGAACGCCTGGTGGCGACCGGCAACCCCGAATATCCGCCCTATCTCTGGCGCGATCCGCAGAATCCGCAGCAACTGATCGGGGCCAATGCCGATATGCTCAAGCAGCTGGCCAAGGAGTTGGGTGTAGCGATCGACGTGATCTACACCGGGCCTTGGTCGCGTGCGCAGGATGAAGTGCGTACCGGTCGTGTCGACCTGATTGCAGGTGCGTTTCTGACCCTGCCGCGACTGGAGCACATGGACTACGTGCATCCTGCATTCTTCTTCACGCCGAGTGTGGTCTGGGTGCGCAAGGGCGAGGCATTCCCCTATGGCAGCTGGATCGACCTGCAGGGGCACACCGGCGACACCCTGGTAGGCAACAGCTTCGGTCAGCAGTTCGACACCTTCGCCAAGCAGAACCTGACGCTCGAGGGGGTGTCCAGCCTGACCCAGGCGTTCCAGAAGCTGCTGCTCGGCCGCACCGATTACGTGCTCTACGAGCGTTACCCCGGCCTGGCGCTTGCTGAAACGCTGGGTATGGACGATGACCTTGAGGTGCTGGACCCGCCCATTTCCAGTGAAGGTCTTTACCTTACCCTGTCGCACAATTCCGCGTGCAACGAGCCCTGGCTGCGTGGCCAGCTGGCGAGGAAAATGACAGAAATGGTCGCCGCCGGTCTGCCTGAGCAGTTCCTGCAAAGCAACCTGGAACTGTGGAAGGCGCAGCAGATGCAGCCCGACCCGGTGGGCGACGTTACTCAGTAG
- a CDS encoding alpha/beta fold hydrolase → MKKLLFGLILLLSATVAALYFTPAAQLTVLRWVEQYRAGLTHEQLTVNDLNIHYYQGGPASGETLILLHGFAADKDNWLRFSRHLTQDYRVIAVDLPGFGESDLPPGSYDVGTQAERLANILDALGIRQAHVLGNSMGGHIAALFAARYPDRVHSLALFDNAGIDAPRQSELYQRLRQDGANPLVVRKIEDFQALLEFVFVEPPYLPESLKTHLAERAMANAAHYDRVFEQLVSRYVPLEHELPKISAPTLILWGKQDRVLDVSSIEVMQPLLRKPSVVIMDNVGHAPMLERPEESALLYRRFLADLKPEDIP, encoded by the coding sequence ATGAAAAAACTGCTGTTCGGACTGATACTCCTGCTGTCAGCAACGGTAGCCGCGCTGTACTTCACCCCTGCAGCTCAACTGACAGTCCTGCGCTGGGTAGAACAGTACCGCGCCGGGCTCACTCACGAGCAGCTAACGGTCAACGATCTTAACATCCATTACTACCAGGGAGGACCCGCCAGCGGCGAAACCCTGATACTGCTCCACGGCTTCGCTGCGGACAAGGATAACTGGCTGCGTTTTTCCCGCCACCTGACGCAGGACTATCGCGTCATCGCCGTGGACCTGCCCGGTTTCGGCGAGAGCGATCTGCCGCCAGGCAGCTATGACGTCGGCACCCAGGCCGAGCGACTGGCCAACATCCTCGATGCCCTGGGTATCCGGCAGGCGCATGTGCTGGGTAATTCGATGGGCGGGCATATCGCCGCACTCTTCGCAGCACGCTACCCGGACCGGGTGCACTCGCTGGCCCTGTTCGACAACGCCGGTATCGACGCCCCCAGACAGAGCGAGCTGTACCAGCGCCTGCGTCAGGACGGCGCCAACCCGCTGGTAGTACGCAAGATCGAGGACTTCCAGGCGCTGCTGGAGTTCGTCTTCGTCGAACCACCCTATCTGCCGGAATCACTGAAGACCCACCTGGCCGAACGCGCCATGGCCAACGCGGCGCATTACGATCGAGTATTCGAGCAGCTGGTGAGTCGTTATGTCCCGCTTGAGCACGAGCTGCCGAAGATCAGCGCGCCCACCCTGATACTCTGGGGCAAACAGGACCGCGTACTGGACGTGTCCAGCATCGAGGTCATGCAACCCCTGCTGCGCAAACCCAGCGTTGTGATCATGGATAACGTCGGTCATGCCCCCATGCTCGAACGCCCAGAGGAAAGCGCCCTGCTCTACCGGCGTTTTCTGGCCGATCTAAAGCCTGAAGACATCCCATAA
- a CDS encoding electron transfer flavoprotein subunit alpha/FixB family protein produces the protein MTILVIAEHTNAALAAATLNTVAAAQKIGGDIHVLVAGANAGAAAEAAAKIAGVAKVLVADNAAYANQLPENVAPLVAELGKGYSHILAAATSNGKNILPRVAAALDVDQISEIIAVESADTFKRPIYAGNAIATVQSSAAVKVITVRSTGFDAAAAEGGSAAIEAVSGPADAGKSAFVGEELAKSDRPELTAAKIVVSGGRGMGNGDNFKILYALADKLGAAVGASRAAVDAGFVPNDMQVGQTGKIVAPQLYVAVGISGAIQHLAGMKDSKVIVAINKDEEAPIFQVADYGLVADLFEAVPELEKLV, from the coding sequence ATGACTATCCTGGTTATCGCTGAACACACCAATGCCGCTCTGGCTGCCGCTACCCTGAACACCGTTGCTGCTGCGCAGAAGATCGGTGGTGACATTCACGTTCTGGTAGCCGGTGCCAATGCTGGCGCTGCTGCCGAAGCTGCTGCCAAGATCGCTGGCGTGGCCAAGGTCCTGGTTGCCGACAACGCCGCCTATGCCAACCAGCTGCCGGAAAATGTCGCGCCGCTGGTAGCCGAGCTGGGCAAGGGCTACAGCCACATCCTGGCTGCCGCTACCAGCAACGGCAAGAACATCCTGCCGCGCGTCGCCGCTGCCCTGGACGTCGACCAGATCTCCGAGATCATCGCCGTTGAAAGCGCCGACACCTTCAAGCGCCCAATCTACGCTGGCAACGCCATCGCCACCGTGCAGTCCTCTGCTGCCGTCAAGGTGATCACCGTGCGTAGCACCGGTTTCGACGCCGCAGCCGCCGAAGGTGGTTCCGCTGCCATTGAAGCCGTGTCCGGCCCCGCCGATGCCGGCAAGTCCGCCTTTGTCGGTGAAGAACTGGCCAAGTCCGACCGTCCGGAACTGACCGCTGCCAAGATCGTCGTTTCCGGCGGCCGCGGCATGGGCAACGGCGACAACTTCAAGATCCTCTACGCGCTGGCAGACAAGCTGGGTGCTGCCGTTGGTGCTTCCCGCGCCGCCGTCGACGCCGGCTTCGTACCGAACGACATGCAGGTCGGCCAGACCGGCAAGATCGTTGCTCCGCAACTCTACGTCGCTGTCGGTATCTCCGGTGCCATCCAGCACCTGGCCGGTATGAAGGATTCCAAGGTGATCGTTGCGATCAACAAGGACGAAGAAGCGCCGATCTTCCAGGTGGCTGACTACGGCCTGGTTGCCGATCTGTTCGAAGCCGTTCCGGAGCTGGAAAAACTGGTCTAA
- a CDS encoding electron transfer flavoprotein subunit beta/FixA family protein: MKVLVAVKRVVDYNVKVRVKADNSGVDLANVKMSMNPFCEIAVEEAVRLKEKGVASEIVVVTIGPAAAQEQLRTALALGADRAILVESNDELNSLAVAKLLKAVVDKEQPQLVIMGKQAIDSDNNQTGQMLGALTGFGQGTFASKVEVAGDKVNVTREIDGGLQTVALNLPAIVTTDLRLNEPRYASLPNIMKAKKKPLETVTPDALGVSTASTVKTLKVEAPAARSAGIKVKSVAELVEKLKNEAKVI; encoded by the coding sequence ATGAAGGTTCTTGTAGCTGTCAAACGAGTGGTTGACTACAACGTCAAGGTCCGCGTCAAGGCGGACAACAGCGGTGTCGACCTCGCCAACGTCAAGATGTCCATGAACCCCTTCTGCGAAATCGCCGTGGAAGAAGCCGTACGCCTGAAGGAAAAGGGCGTAGCGAGCGAAATCGTCGTCGTCACCATCGGCCCGGCCGCAGCTCAGGAACAACTGCGTACCGCTCTGGCCCTGGGTGCTGACCGCGCCATCCTCGTCGAATCCAATGACGAACTGAACTCCCTGGCCGTGGCCAAGCTGCTCAAGGCCGTGGTCGACAAGGAGCAGCCGCAGCTCGTGATCATGGGCAAGCAGGCCATCGACAGCGACAACAACCAGACCGGCCAGATGCTGGGCGCCCTGACCGGCTTCGGCCAAGGTACCTTCGCCTCCAAGGTCGAAGTGGCTGGCGACAAGGTCAATGTCACCCGTGAGATCGATGGCGGTCTGCAGACCGTGGCGCTGAATCTGCCGGCGATCGTTACCACCGATCTGCGCCTGAACGAGCCGCGCTACGCATCGCTGCCGAACATCATGAAGGCCAAGAAGAAGCCGCTGGAAACCGTTACCCCGGACGCGCTGGGCGTTTCCACCGCCTCCACCGTCAAGACCCTGAAAGTCGAAGCGCCGGCTGCCCGCAGCGCCGGTATCAAGGTCAAGTCCGTGGCTGAACTGGTCGAGAAACTGAAGAACGAGGCGAAGGTAATCTAA
- a CDS encoding electron transfer flavoprotein-ubiquinone oxidoreductase: MEREFMEFDVVIVGAGPSGLSAACRLKQKAAEAGQEISVCVVEKGSEVGAHILSGAVFEPRALNELFPDWKELGAPLNTPVKRDDIYLLRDADKATRIPDFFVPKTMHNEGNYIISLGNLCRWLAQQAENLGVEIYPGFAAQEALIDENGVVRGIVTGDLGVDREGNPKEGYYTPGMELRAKYTLFAEGCRGHIGKQLIKKYNLDSEADAQHYGIGIKEIWDIDPAKHDQGLVVHTAGWPMDIMGTENTGGSFLYHLENNQVVVGLIIDLSYANPHLSPFDEFQRYKHHPVIAQYLEGGKRVAYGARAICKGGLNSLPKMVFPGGALIGCDLGTLNFAKIKGSHTAMKSGMLAAEAIAEALAAGREGGDELTNYVDGFKASWLYDELFRSRNFGAAIHKYGAIVGGGINWLDQNIFGGKIPFTLHDNKPDYACLKPAAECAKIAYPKPDGKLSFDKLSSVFLSNTNHEEEQPCHLKLTDPSIPLAKNLPLYDEPAQRYCPAGVYEVVTQEDGEKKFQINAQNCVHCKTCDIKDPAQNITWVAPEGTGGPNYPNM, translated from the coding sequence GTGGAACGCGAATTTATGGAGTTCGACGTCGTCATCGTCGGCGCCGGCCCGTCCGGACTGTCAGCCGCCTGCCGACTGAAGCAGAAAGCCGCTGAAGCGGGCCAGGAGATCAGCGTCTGCGTGGTCGAAAAAGGCTCCGAAGTTGGCGCTCACATTCTCTCCGGTGCCGTGTTCGAGCCACGCGCCCTGAACGAACTCTTCCCCGACTGGAAAGAGCTTGGCGCCCCGCTGAACACCCCGGTCAAGCGCGATGACATCTATCTGCTGCGCGACGCTGACAAGGCTACCCGAATTCCAGACTTCTTTGTGCCGAAAACCATGCACAACGAAGGCAATTACATCATTTCCCTGGGTAACCTGTGCCGCTGGCTGGCCCAGCAGGCGGAAAATCTGGGCGTGGAGATCTACCCGGGCTTCGCCGCTCAGGAAGCGCTGATCGACGAAAATGGCGTGGTGCGCGGTATCGTCACCGGCGACCTGGGCGTCGATCGCGAAGGCAACCCCAAGGAAGGCTACTACACCCCCGGCATGGAATTGCGTGCCAAGTACACCCTGTTCGCCGAAGGCTGCCGCGGCCACATCGGCAAGCAGCTGATCAAGAAATACAACCTCGACAGCGAAGCCGACGCTCAGCATTACGGCATCGGCATCAAGGAAATCTGGGATATCGATCCGGCCAAGCATGACCAGGGTCTGGTGGTACATACCGCCGGCTGGCCGATGGACATCATGGGCACCGAGAATACCGGTGGTTCCTTCCTCTATCACCTGGAAAACAACCAGGTCGTAGTGGGTCTGATCATCGACCTGTCCTACGCCAACCCGCACCTGTCGCCGTTCGACGAATTCCAGCGTTACAAGCATCACCCGGTGATCGCCCAGTACCTGGAAGGTGGAAAGCGCGTTGCCTATGGCGCTCGCGCCATCTGCAAGGGTGGCCTGAACTCGCTGCCGAAGATGGTCTTCCCGGGCGGCGCGCTGATCGGTTGCGACCTCGGCACTCTGAACTTCGCCAAGATCAAGGGCAGCCACACCGCGATGAAATCCGGCATGCTGGCTGCTGAAGCAATCGCCGAAGCCCTGGCTGCCGGTCGTGAAGGCGGCGACGAGCTGACCAACTACGTAGATGGTTTCAAGGCCAGCTGGCTGTACGACGAACTGTTCCGCAGCCGCAACTTCGGCGCGGCCATCCACAAGTATGGCGCCATCGTCGGCGGCGGCATCAACTGGCTGGATCAGAACATCTTCGGCGGCAAGATCCCCTTCACCCTGCACGACAACAAGCCGGACTACGCCTGCCTGAAGCCGGCAGCCGAGTGCGCGAAGATCGCCTATCCGAAACCGGACGGCAAACTGAGCTTCGACAAGCTCTCCTCGGTGTTCCTCTCCAACACCAACCACGAGGAAGAGCAGCCCTGCCACCTGAAGCTCACCGACCCGAGCATCCCGCTGGCGAAGAACCTGCCGCTGTACGACGAACCAGCGCAGCGCTACTGCCCGGCTGGCGTGTACGAGGTCGTCACGCAGGAAGACGGCGAGAAGAAGTTTCAGATCAACGCGCAGAACTGCGTGCACTGCAAGACCTGTGACATCAAGGATCCGGCCCAGAACATCACCTGGGTTGCACCGGAAGGCACCGGTGGCCCGAATTACCCCAACATGTAA
- a CDS encoding SDR family oxidoreductase, whose translation MLEWGSEGTPNNGRVALVTGAARGIGLGISAWLITEGWQVVLADVDRERGSRVARALGDNAWFVAMDVAKEDQVSVGVAEVLGQFGRLDALVCNAAISDPYTPPLESLDLKRWNRMLAVNLTGAMLLAKHCAPYLRGHRGAIVNIASTRASQSEADCEAYAASKGGLVALTHALSISLGPEVRVNCVSPGWIDARDPSQQRLEPLSVFDHAQHPVGRVGTVEDVAAQVAWLLSDAAGFVTGEEFVIDGGMSRKMIYED comes from the coding sequence ATGCTGGAGTGGGGGAGTGAAGGAACTCCCAATAACGGGCGTGTCGCACTGGTCACCGGAGCCGCGCGCGGCATCGGTCTGGGTATCAGTGCCTGGCTGATCACCGAAGGCTGGCAGGTGGTGCTGGCCGATGTCGATCGCGAGCGCGGCTCCAGGGTGGCGCGTGCGCTGGGCGACAACGCCTGGTTCGTCGCCATGGATGTGGCCAAGGAGGATCAGGTCAGTGTCGGCGTCGCCGAGGTGCTCGGCCAGTTCGGTCGCCTCGATGCGCTGGTGTGCAATGCTGCCATTTCCGATCCCTACACGCCGCCGCTGGAGTCGCTCGACCTCAAACGCTGGAATCGCATGCTGGCGGTGAATCTGACCGGCGCCATGCTTCTGGCCAAGCACTGTGCGCCGTACCTGCGGGGGCATCGCGGAGCCATCGTCAACATAGCCTCGACCCGGGCCAGTCAGTCCGAAGCCGATTGCGAGGCCTACGCAGCGAGCAAGGGCGGGTTGGTCGCACTCACGCATGCGCTATCGATCAGTCTGGGGCCGGAGGTGCGCGTCAATTGCGTCAGCCCTGGATGGATCGACGCTCGCGACCCTTCGCAGCAGCGCCTGGAGCCGCTGTCGGTGTTCGATCATGCGCAGCATCCGGTCGGTCGCGTCGGGACGGTGGAGGATGTAGCAGCGCAGGTCGCCTGGCTGCTGTCCGATGCAGCCGGTTTCGTCACCGGAGAGGAGTTTGTCATCGATGGCGGCATGAGTCGCAAGATGATCTACGAAGACTGA
- a CDS encoding O-succinylhomoserine sulfhydrylase → MTLEWDAGRLDSDLDGVGFDTLAVRAGQHRSPEGEHGEALFLTSSYVFRTAADAAARFAGEVPGNVYSRYTNPTVRTFEERIAALEGAEQAVATASGMSAILSIVMSLCSAGDHVLVSRSVFGSTISLFEKYLKRFGIEVDYVPLADLDAWQAAFKPNTRLLFVESPSNPLAELVDIAALADIAHARGALLAVDNCFCTPALQQPLKLGADIVMHSATKYIDGQGRGLGGVVAGRKAQIDQVVGFLRTAGPTLSPFNAWLFLKGLETLRIRMRAQSESALQLALWLEQQPQVERVYYAGLPSHPQHELAKKQQSAFGAVVSFEVKGGREAAWKVIDGTRVISITTNLGDTKTTIAHPATTSHGRLTPQERANAGISDSLIRVAVGLEDLEDLKADLARGLAAL, encoded by the coding sequence ATGACACTGGAATGGGATGCGGGTCGCCTCGACAGCGATCTTGATGGCGTTGGCTTCGACACCCTGGCGGTACGCGCCGGTCAGCACCGCTCGCCGGAAGGGGAGCATGGCGAGGCGCTGTTTCTGACCTCCAGCTATGTATTCCGTACCGCGGCCGATGCGGCTGCGCGATTTGCCGGTGAAGTACCCGGCAACGTTTATTCGCGCTACACCAACCCTACCGTGCGTACCTTCGAAGAGCGCATCGCTGCGCTGGAAGGGGCCGAGCAGGCGGTAGCCACGGCTTCCGGCATGTCGGCGATACTCTCCATCGTCATGAGCCTGTGCAGCGCCGGTGACCATGTGCTGGTATCGCGCAGCGTGTTCGGCTCCACCATCAGTCTGTTCGAGAAGTACCTCAAGCGCTTCGGCATCGAGGTGGACTACGTGCCGCTCGCCGATCTGGATGCCTGGCAGGCTGCATTCAAGCCCAACACCAGATTGCTGTTCGTCGAGTCACCGTCCAATCCGCTGGCCGAGCTGGTGGATATCGCGGCCCTGGCCGACATCGCCCATGCCCGCGGGGCCCTGCTGGCGGTGGACAACTGCTTCTGCACCCCGGCTCTGCAGCAGCCGCTAAAGCTCGGCGCCGACATCGTCATGCATTCGGCGACCAAGTACATCGATGGTCAGGGTCGCGGGCTCGGCGGCGTGGTGGCCGGGCGCAAGGCGCAGATCGACCAGGTGGTCGGCTTCCTGCGCACCGCCGGACCAACCCTCAGCCCGTTCAATGCCTGGCTGTTCCTCAAGGGGCTGGAAACCCTGCGTATTCGTATGCGTGCGCAGAGCGAGAGCGCCCTGCAGCTGGCGCTGTGGCTCGAACAGCAGCCTCAGGTCGAGCGCGTGTACTACGCCGGTCTGCCCAGCCATCCGCAGCATGAACTGGCGAAGAAGCAGCAGAGCGCCTTTGGCGCCGTGGTCAGCTTCGAGGTCAAGGGCGGTCGCGAAGCGGCGTGGAAGGTGATCGATGGCACGCGCGTCATCTCCATCACCACCAACCTGGGTGATACCAAGACCACCATCGCTCACCCGGCCACCACTTCCCATGGGCGCCTGACACCGCAGGAGCGTGCCAATGCCGGCATCAGCGATAGTCTGATTCGCGTTGCCGTGGGCCTGGAAGACCTGGAAGACCTGAAGGCAGACCTGGCGCGCGGTCTGGCCGCGCTCTGA
- the purF gene encoding amidophosphoribosyltransferase, which translates to MCGIVGIVGKSNVNQALYDGLTVLQHRGQDAAGIVTSHDGRLFLRKDNGLVRDVFQQRHMQRLIGHMGIGHVRYPTAGSSSSAEAQPFYVNSPYGITLAHNGNLTNVEQLAKEIYESDLRHVNTNSDSEVLLNVFAHELAQRGKLQPTEEDVFAAVSHVHERCLGGYAVVAMITGYGIVGFRDPNGIRPIVFGQRHTDEGVEYMIASESVSLDVLGFTLIRDLAPGEAVYITEDGQLFTRQCAADPKYAPCIFEHVYLARPDSIMDGISVYKARLRMGEKLADKILRERPDHDIDVVIPIPDTSRTAALELANRLGVKFREGFVKNRYIGRTFIMPGQAARKKSVRQKLNAIELEFRGKNVMLVDDSIVRGTTCKQIIQMAREAGAKNVYFCSAAPAVRYPNVYGIDMPSAHELIAHGRTTEQVCELIGADWLVYQDLPDLIEAVSGSKKIKIDNFDCAVFDGKYVTGDVDEAYLNRIEQARNDASKAKAQAVSAIIDLHNN; encoded by the coding sequence ATGTGTGGCATCGTCGGTATCGTCGGTAAATCGAATGTCAATCAGGCGCTGTATGACGGGCTGACCGTCCTCCAGCACCGCGGCCAGGATGCTGCCGGTATCGTCACCAGCCATGACGGTCGCCTGTTCCTGCGCAAGGACAACGGCCTGGTGCGCGATGTGTTTCAGCAGCGCCACATGCAGCGTTTGATTGGCCACATGGGCATCGGCCACGTGCGCTACCCGACAGCCGGCAGCTCCAGCTCGGCCGAAGCGCAGCCGTTCTACGTCAACTCGCCGTACGGCATCACCCTGGCGCACAACGGCAACCTGACCAACGTCGAACAGTTGGCCAAGGAAATCTACGAGTCCGATCTGCGCCACGTGAACACCAATTCCGACTCGGAAGTGCTGCTCAACGTGTTCGCCCACGAGCTGGCCCAGCGCGGCAAGCTGCAACCGACCGAGGAAGATGTGTTCGCCGCCGTCAGCCACGTGCATGAGCGTTGCCTGGGTGGCTACGCGGTGGTGGCAATGATTACCGGCTACGGTATCGTCGGTTTCCGCGACCCCAACGGCATTCGCCCGATCGTGTTCGGTCAGCGCCACACCGACGAGGGCGTGGAGTACATGATCGCCTCGGAAAGCGTATCGCTGGATGTGCTCGGCTTTACCCTGATCCGCGACCTGGCGCCGGGCGAAGCGGTGTACATCACCGAGGACGGCCAGCTGTTCACCCGCCAGTGCGCGGCCGATCCGAAGTACGCGCCGTGCATCTTCGAGCACGTCTACCTGGCCCGTCCGGACTCGATCATGGACGGCATCTCGGTATACAAGGCGCGCCTGCGCATGGGCGAGAAGCTGGCTGACAAGATTCTCCGCGAGCGTCCGGATCACGATATCGATGTGGTCATTCCCATTCCCGATACCAGCCGTACCGCAGCGCTGGAGCTGGCCAACCGCCTGGGCGTGAAGTTCCGCGAAGGCTTCGTCAAGAACCGCTACATCGGCCGGACCTTCATCATGCCCGGCCAGGCGGCGCGCAAGAAATCCGTGCGGCAGAAGCTCAACGCCATCGAGCTGGAGTTCCGCGGCAAGAACGTGATGCTGGTGGACGATTCCATCGTGCGCGGTACCACCTGCAAGCAGATCATTCAGATGGCCCGCGAAGCCGGGGCGAAGAACGTGTATTTCTGCTCGGCGGCACCGGCGGTGCGCTACCCGAACGTCTACGGCATCGATATGCCCAGCGCTCACGAACTGATTGCCCATGGCCGTACCACCGAGCAGGTGTGCGAGCTGATCGGCGCCGACTGGCTGGTCTATCAGGACCTGCCGGACCTGATCGAAGCAGTCAGTGGCAGCAAGAAGATCAAGATCGACAACTTCGATTGCGCGGTTTTCGATGGCAAGTACGTCACCGGAGATGTCGACGAGGCCTACCTGAACCGTATCGAGCAGGCGCGTAACGACGCCAGCAAGGCCAAGGCCCAGGCGGTCAGTGCGATCATCGATCTGCATAACAACTGA
- a CDS encoding CvpA family protein, producing MVFTWVDWAIIAVIAISSLISLKRGFVKEALSLLTWIIAGVVAWMFGGALAQHLVEFIETPSARVIAACAILFIATLLVGALVNFLIGELIRVTGLSGTDRFLGMVFGAARGGLLVVLLVGLISLAPVEQDTWWQQSQLVPHFLMVADWSKNLILGWSEQWFSGGSANPADLL from the coding sequence GTGGTATTCACCTGGGTCGATTGGGCGATCATCGCCGTCATCGCCATCTCTAGTCTGATCAGTCTCAAGCGTGGCTTCGTCAAGGAAGCGCTGTCGCTTTTGACCTGGATCATCGCAGGTGTGGTCGCCTGGATGTTCGGTGGCGCCTTGGCCCAGCATCTTGTCGAATTCATCGAAACACCTTCTGCCCGGGTGATCGCGGCCTGTGCCATTCTCTTTATTGCCACCTTGCTGGTAGGGGCTCTGGTCAATTTCCTGATCGGTGAGCTGATCCGTGTGACAGGCCTGTCCGGTACCGACCGTTTCCTCGGCATGGTATTCGGCGCTGCGCGGGGTGGCTTGCTGGTCGTGCTGCTGGTCGGACTGATCAGTCTGGCGCCGGTGGAGCAGGATACGTGGTGGCAGCAGTCGCAACTGGTGCCGCATTTTCTGATGGTTGCCGACTGGTCGAAGAACCTCATTCTGGGGTGGTCCGAACAGTGGTTTTCCGGTGGTTCGGCTAACCCAGCCGATCTGCTTTAA
- a CDS encoding SPOR domain-containing protein, whose translation MAMLDKGLKQRMVGALVLVALAVIFLPMLLSREDEMRRVVVDVPAMPQASSSAEIVVEPAEVVEPEQLPQELMPVEEVQPQIVEVPEQPGPAPVPAVQPKPEPAKTEQAVTVAPAKPEGRLDANNLPISWSVQLASLSSRGGAENLQKTLRSQGYNAYIRTFDGMNRVFVGPLIERAEAERLRDQLNRQHKLSGFVVRFQPEAG comes from the coding sequence ATGGCAATGCTGGACAAGGGACTCAAGCAGCGCATGGTCGGTGCTCTGGTGCTGGTGGCATTGGCGGTGATATTTCTGCCGATGCTGCTCTCGCGCGAAGACGAGATGCGCCGCGTGGTCGTGGACGTGCCGGCGATGCCGCAGGCATCGAGCTCTGCCGAGATCGTGGTAGAGCCTGCCGAAGTGGTCGAGCCCGAGCAATTGCCGCAGGAGTTGATGCCGGTCGAAGAGGTGCAGCCGCAGATCGTCGAGGTGCCGGAGCAGCCCGGGCCGGCTCCAGTGCCGGCTGTTCAGCCGAAGCCGGAGCCGGCCAAGACCGAACAGGCCGTTACCGTAGCCCCCGCCAAGCCTGAAGGGCGCCTGGATGCCAACAACCTGCCGATCAGTTGGTCGGTACAGCTGGCCAGTCTGTCCAGTCGCGGTGGCGCCGAAAACCTGCAGAAAACCCTGCGCAGTCAGGGCTACAACGCCTACATCCGCACCTTCGATGGCATGAACCGCGTGTTCGTCGGCCCACTGATCGAGCGTGCCGAGGCCGAGCGTCTGCGTGATCAGCTCAACCGCCAGCACAAGCTCAGCGGTTTTGTTGTGCGTTTCCAGCCTGAGGCGGGTTGA